A DNA window from Deinococcus sonorensis KR-87 contains the following coding sequences:
- a CDS encoding ABC transporter substrate-binding protein, producing the protein MRHLTAVLALGLLSVTLAEKVATPIPIGIAVAQTSNTALLGQEQVIGARFAEKYINARGGINGTPIKLVFQDTGGDEAGAINAFQNLITKDKVVGIVGPTLSQQAFSADPIADRAKVPVVGPSNTAKGIPQIGNFVARVSAPVSVVAPNAVKQALKLDPKIKKVAVLYAQNDAFSTSETTTFQQTAKDQGLTVATVQKFLTTDSDFTTQVTAVLNAGVDLVIVSGLANDGGNLVKQLRQLGYKGSIIGGNGLNTSNMFPVCQQYCDGIIIAQAYSPAQPSANNQLFVKDYTAQYKKAPPQFAAQAFTGVQVVVDALRVIDRKKKLGEWELADLRVALNTQILAGKYNTPLGAISFDKEGELQQQDFYVAQIKMKDAKTGSFVFLK; encoded by the coding sequence ATGCGTCACCTGACTGCCGTTCTCGCCCTCGGTCTGTTGAGCGTCACCCTCGCGGAGAAGGTGGCCACCCCCATCCCTATTGGCATCGCGGTCGCGCAGACCAGCAACACGGCGCTGCTGGGCCAGGAGCAGGTGATCGGGGCCCGCTTCGCCGAGAAGTACATCAATGCGCGCGGCGGCATCAACGGCACGCCGATCAAGCTGGTGTTCCAGGACACCGGCGGTGACGAGGCCGGGGCCATCAACGCCTTCCAGAACCTGATCACCAAGGACAAGGTGGTGGGTATCGTCGGGCCGACCCTCTCCCAGCAGGCCTTCAGCGCCGACCCGATCGCCGACCGCGCCAAGGTCCCGGTGGTCGGCCCCAGCAACACCGCCAAGGGCATTCCGCAGATCGGCAACTTCGTGGCCCGCGTCTCGGCGCCGGTCTCGGTGGTGGCGCCCAACGCCGTCAAGCAGGCGCTGAAGCTCGACCCCAAGATCAAGAAGGTAGCCGTGCTGTACGCCCAGAACGACGCCTTCTCGACCTCGGAGACCACCACCTTCCAGCAGACCGCCAAGGACCAGGGCCTGACCGTGGCGACCGTGCAGAAGTTCCTGACCACCGACAGCGACTTCACCACCCAGGTGACGGCCGTGCTGAACGCGGGCGTCGACCTGGTGATCGTCTCGGGCCTCGCCAACGACGGCGGCAACCTTGTCAAGCAGCTGCGGCAGCTCGGCTACAAGGGCAGCATCATCGGCGGCAACGGCCTGAACACCAGCAACATGTTCCCGGTCTGCCAGCAGTACTGCGACGGCATCATCATCGCGCAGGCGTACAGCCCGGCCCAGCCGAGCGCCAACAACCAGCTGTTCGTCAAGGACTACACCGCCCAGTACAAGAAGGCCCCGCCGCAGTTCGCCGCCCAGGCCTTCACCGGCGTGCAGGTGGTGGTGGACGCCCTGCGCGTCATCGACCGCAAGAAGAAGCTCGGCGAGTGGGAGCTCGCGGACCTGCGCGTGGCGCTCAACACCCAGATTCTGGCTGGCAAGTACAACACCCCGCTGGGCGCCATCTCCTTTGACAAGGAGGGCGAGCTGCAGCAGCAGGACTTCTACGTGGCGCAGATCAAGATGAAGGACGCCAAGACCGGCAGCTTCGTCTTCCTGAAGTAA
- a CDS encoding branched-chain amino acid ABC transporter permease has product MTDLLQNLINGLAIGSVYAIFALGYTLVFSILGIINFAHGAVFTLGAYFTYTLVVGQFENNGLIKGLNLFPVGSPFHGSAWAFAAAALIGAVLSGLIAVVIERLAFRPMRSRGADPLLALVSSLGVALVIVNLIQILVGAESYSFPGDIYGDLKPAIILHVGGKLVVVRTVQVIIFAVSMLLLLVLGYVIGRTRVGKALRAVAENPGTASLLGISVSRFIVITFFLSGFLGGLAGTLVSTAFSVAGPYFGVAYGLKGLAVIVLGGLGSIPGAVVGGLVIGLFEAFVPAEYSAYKEAVAFALLFVILLLRPQGLLGRAQVQKV; this is encoded by the coding sequence ATGACGGACCTGCTGCAGAACCTCATCAACGGGCTGGCCATCGGCAGCGTGTATGCCATCTTTGCGCTCGGCTACACGCTGGTCTTCTCGATTCTCGGCATCATCAACTTCGCGCACGGGGCGGTGTTCACGCTCGGCGCGTATTTCACCTACACGCTGGTGGTCGGGCAGTTCGAGAACAACGGGCTGATCAAGGGCCTGAACCTGTTTCCCGTCGGCTCACCGTTTCACGGCAGCGCCTGGGCCTTCGCGGCGGCGGCATTGATCGGGGCGGTGCTTTCAGGGCTGATCGCCGTGGTGATCGAGCGGCTGGCCTTCCGGCCGATGCGGTCACGCGGCGCCGACCCGCTGCTCGCCCTGGTCAGCAGCCTGGGGGTGGCCCTAGTGATCGTCAACCTGATCCAGATTCTGGTGGGCGCCGAGAGCTACAGCTTCCCCGGTGACATCTACGGCGACCTCAAGCCGGCCATCATCTTGCATGTGGGCGGCAAGCTGGTCGTGGTGCGCACCGTGCAGGTCATCATCTTTGCGGTCAGCATGCTGCTGCTGCTGGTGCTCGGGTACGTGATCGGGCGCACCCGCGTCGGCAAGGCGCTGCGGGCGGTGGCCGAGAATCCCGGCACCGCGTCGCTGCTCGGCATCAGCGTCAGCCGCTTCATCGTCATCACCTTCTTCCTGTCGGGCTTTCTGGGTGGCCTCGCTGGCACGCTGGTGAGCACGGCCTTCAGCGTGGCCGGGCCGTACTTCGGGGTGGCCTACGGCCTCAAGGGGCTGGCCGTGATCGTGCTCGGCGGCCTGGGCAGCATTCCCGGCGCGGTGGTGGGCGGGCTGGTGATCGGCCTGTTCGAGGCGTTCGTGCCGGCCGAATACAGCGCCTACAAGGAAGCGGTGGCCTTCGCGCTGCTGTTCGTCATTCTGCTGTTGCGCCCCCAGGGTCTGCTGGGCCGCGCGCAGGTCCAGAAGGTCTAG
- a CDS encoding branched-chain amino acid ABC transporter permease — MDFLQTYGFLIVTMLQQGLLGLSLYFPLMAGQLSLASPGFYALGGYIAAIILTQPQFAGWRDALGNWVFPVTWLLAALASALLGLIVGVPALRLRGIYLALATIAFVQILQVLSLNLSITGGAIGLFGIPQAFGFGDRWQYIWIFLPTVIVVLLFAHKLQGSRVGRAFRAIREDELAADAMGIPPTRYKVMAFVIGAVLAGVVGAMSAPFLNTWNARQGTFDASIAFLAYTLIGGSRSMWGPLLGGALLASLPELLRGLADWRLVINGLVLVVASLYLPQGIVGALLRLRRKAPPKRPATGPAPLGDTP, encoded by the coding sequence ATGGACTTCCTGCAGACCTACGGCTTCCTGATCGTGACGATGCTCCAGCAGGGCCTGCTGGGCCTGAGCCTGTACTTCCCGCTGATGGCCGGGCAGCTGAGCCTCGCCTCGCCGGGCTTCTATGCACTGGGCGGCTACATCGCGGCCATCATCCTGACGCAGCCGCAGTTCGCCGGCTGGCGAGACGCGCTGGGCAACTGGGTCTTTCCGGTCACCTGGCTGCTCGCAGCGCTCGCCTCGGCACTGCTGGGCCTGATCGTCGGGGTGCCGGCGCTGCGGCTGCGCGGCATCTACCTCGCGCTCGCCACCATCGCCTTCGTGCAGATCCTGCAGGTGCTCAGCCTCAACCTCAGCATCACCGGCGGGGCCATCGGGCTGTTCGGCATTCCGCAGGCGTTCGGGTTCGGTGACCGCTGGCAGTACATCTGGATTTTTCTGCCCACCGTGATCGTGGTGCTGCTGTTCGCGCACAAGTTGCAGGGCTCCCGGGTGGGCCGCGCCTTCCGCGCCATCCGTGAGGACGAGCTGGCCGCCGACGCGATGGGCATCCCGCCCACCCGCTACAAGGTGATGGCCTTCGTGATCGGCGCGGTGCTGGCCGGGGTGGTGGGGGCCATGAGCGCGCCGTTCCTGAACACCTGGAACGCCCGCCAGGGCACCTTCGACGCCTCGATTGCCTTCCTGGCCTACACCCTGATCGGCGGCAGCCGCAGCATGTGGGGCCCGCTGCTGGGCGGCGCGCTGCTCGCCAGCCTGCCGGAACTGCTGCGCGGGCTGGCCGACTGGCGGCTGGTCATCAACGGGTTGGTGCTGGTGGTGGCGAGCCTGTACCTGCCGCAGGGCATCGTGGGGGCGCTGCTCCGGCTGCGGCGCAAGGCCCCACCGAAACGGCCCGCCACCGGCCCGGCCCCCCTGGGAGACACGCCATGA